Within Paeniglutamicibacter psychrophenolicus, the genomic segment GAGGGCGTTGTTGATGCCCAGGGCGGCCAGGCGGGTGCCGTCGATCGGGTCAACCGCAACGTCGCATTCGGCGCCGGTTCCGTCGCCCACGCGTTCGCCGTTGAACAGCATGGGGGCTTCATCCTTCTCGCCTTCGCCGATGACGACGACGCCGTTGAAGGAAACGGTGGACAGCAGCGAGCGCATGGCGTCGACGGCAGCGCCGTCGGCGGCGTTCTTGTCGCCGAACCCAACCCAGGGGCTCGAGGCGATGGCAGCGGCCTCGGTCGCGCGCACCAGCTCAAGGGCAAGGTTGCGGTCCGGTTCGGCGTCGCCAACCGAAAGTCGTGGGGACAGGTGGGCAAAATTCGTGGCTTCAGTCACGGTCTTCCTCGTCGTTGAGATCTGTTCGTTTGCCGGGGGCCAACACCGTCCATCATATCTCCCGTGGTCAATTACTCCCTTTCGGCACCCGCTTGCGTTACGTGCCGCCTTGGGCTGCGGCCGGTGCCCGGCCGGTTTAGATTCTGCGGCTGCAATGGGCGAGAATGGAGGGGTGAGTGAACACCCCGAAAGCCCCGCCGTGCCCGCAAACACCCCAGAGCCGACCCAGACCCCGGCCGCGGTGGACACCGCCGTGCCGTCGAACACGGCCGGACAGCTGCCCGATTCGGGCCAGGAACCGGCCCAGAAGCCGCTGCTGACCCCCTCACAGGCCAAGCGCGCCAACCAGACGCTCAAGGGCATGATCATCTCGGTGCTGCTCACGGTTGCAGTGGCGGTCCCCGTGATCCTGATCAACCCGCCGAACAAGGCCGACACCTACCGCGCCCCCGTCGACATCGCCGCGGTGGCCTCGCAGGCCGCCCCCGACGCCGACTTCACCCCGTGGGCCCCGCAGCTGCCCGAGGGCGACTACGTGAACTTCGCACGCTGGATCACCAAGAACGTCGACGGGATCAAGTACTGGGAATTCGGCGTCGTCACCAAGGACGACAAGTTCGTGTGGGTCCGCCAGACCGCCAAGACCAACCCGTCCTGGCTGGCCGCGGTGACCCAGGGCGCCACCCCCGCGGGCACCCACGCCGTGGACGGGATCCAGTGGGAGCTGCGCAAGAGGGACAAGACCCAGGTGTTGATCGCCACACGCGGCCAATCCACCATCGTGCTCTCCAGCGACAGCGGCACCGAACCCCTGGAGAAGCTCGCCCGCCTGGCTCAGCGCGAGATCCCGGCCAACTAGACGGTCGGTTGCCACCCCGCGTTCGGGAAGCGGCATTTCGCGGACCCGGGGGCAAAAATGAGACCTTCCCCACAGCCGACAACCCCGGCGCGCCGCGGGGAAGCGTTTGAACGGCGCTTCACGAAACGCATGTCTTTGAACCGGACACCGGTGTTGCGTCTATGCTGAAAAACATGAACCGACCCGAAGCCGAGCCACTTGCCGACCACGTGCAGTTGACTCCCGCCCAGGCCTGGCGGAAATTGCGTGAAGGCAATTCCCGTTTCGTTGCCGGGCATACCGACCACCCCAACCAGGATGCGTTGCGCCGCCAGTTCCTGGTTGACAAGCAGCATCCCTTTGCCGTGATCTTCGGCTGCTCGGATTCGCGCCTCGCGGCGGAAATCATCTTCGACCTCGGTTTGGGCGACGTCTTCGTGGTGCGCACCGCCGGGCACGTGATCGACTCCGCGGCGCTGGGCTCGCTGGAATACTCGGTGGACCTGCTCAACGTGCCGCTGATCGTGGTGCTGGGCCACGACTCCTGCGGCGCTGTGACCGCCACCATCAACTCGGTGGAGAGCGGGGAAATGCCCCCGGGCTTCATCCGCGATTTGGTCGAGCACATCACCCCGTCGGTGATCACCGCCCGGCGCAACGGCATCCGCGACGTGAACACCACCGTGGTGGAGCACGTGCAGCAGACCACCCACCGCCTGGTGGAACAGTCGCGCATCATCTCCTCCGCCATCGACGAGGGCCGCACCGCGGTCATCGGGGTGACCTACCGCCTGGCCGAGGGCAAGGCGGAAATGGTTTCCGGCTTCGGCGTGCTCTAGGCACCCCCACGAACAACACCCTTGACCGGCCGGCCCCACGGGGCCGGCCGGTTTTTTCGTGCGCGAGGTGCGCCCAGCGGGCATTTATTCCCGTGTTCGCCCTTCGCACGAACTGTGCCCCCGACCACTGCCGAAGCGGGGCCTTCGGGCGTACCGTGGGTGACATGGACACTTCTGCTGACTTCCGCATCGAGCACGACACCATGGGCGAGGTCCGGGTTCCCGCCGCCGCCCTCTACCGGGCGCAGACCCAAAGGGCCGTGGAGAACTTCCCGATCTCCGGCAAGAAACTCGAGCCCGCACACATCCGCGCGCTGGCCCAGGTCAAGAAGGCCGCCGCCGCCGCCAACCTGGAACTCGGCGTGCTGGATGCGGAGCGCGCGCACGCCATCACCGCGGCCGCCGACGAGGTGGCAGCCAACAAGTATGACGAGCATTTCCCCATCGACGTGTTCCAGACCGGCTCGGGCACCTCGAGCAACATGAACATGAACGAGGTGCTCGCCGAGCTCGCGACCCGCGCGCTCACGGCGGCCGGCTCCGAGACCATCGTGCACCCCAACGACCACGTCAATGCGTCCCAGTCCTCCAACGACGTCTTCCCCACCTCGGTGCACGTCGCGGCCACTGCCGGGCTGCTGCAGGACGCCATCCCGGGCCTCGAGGTCCTTGCGGCCTCCCTGGAGGCCAAGGCCGCCGAGTTCAAGGACGTGGTCAAGTCCGGGCGCACCCACCTGATGGATGCGACCCCGGTGACCCTGGGCCAGGAATTCGGCGGTTATGCGGCGCAGATGCGCTACGGCATCGAGCGCATCATGGCCTCGCTGCCGCGCGTGGCCGAGGTGCCGCTGGGCGGCACCGCGGTGGGCACCGGGATCAACACCCCCGATGGCTTTCCCGAGCGCGTCATCGAACTGCTCGCCGCGGACACCGGGCTGCCGCTGACCGAGGCCCGGAACCACTTTGAGGCCCAGGCCAACCGCGACGGGCTCATCGAGGCCTCGGCCCAGCTGCGCAACATCGCGAT encodes:
- a CDS encoding DUF4245 domain-containing protein: MSEHPESPAVPANTPEPTQTPAAVDTAVPSNTAGQLPDSGQEPAQKPLLTPSQAKRANQTLKGMIISVLLTVAVAVPVILINPPNKADTYRAPVDIAAVASQAAPDADFTPWAPQLPEGDYVNFARWITKNVDGIKYWEFGVVTKDDKFVWVRQTAKTNPSWLAAVTQGATPAGTHAVDGIQWELRKRDKTQVLIATRGQSTIVLSSDSGTEPLEKLARLAQREIPAN
- a CDS encoding carbonic anhydrase encodes the protein MNRPEAEPLADHVQLTPAQAWRKLREGNSRFVAGHTDHPNQDALRRQFLVDKQHPFAVIFGCSDSRLAAEIIFDLGLGDVFVVRTAGHVIDSAALGSLEYSVDLLNVPLIVVLGHDSCGAVTATINSVESGEMPPGFIRDLVEHITPSVITARRNGIRDVNTTVVEHVQQTTHRLVEQSRIISSAIDEGRTAVIGVTYRLAEGKAEMVSGFGVL
- a CDS encoding class II fumarate hydratase, producing MDTSADFRIEHDTMGEVRVPAAALYRAQTQRAVENFPISGKKLEPAHIRALAQVKKAAAAANLELGVLDAERAHAITAAADEVAANKYDEHFPIDVFQTGSGTSSNMNMNEVLAELATRALTAAGSETIVHPNDHVNASQSSNDVFPTSVHVAATAGLLQDAIPGLEVLAASLEAKAAEFKDVVKSGRTHLMDATPVTLGQEFGGYAAQMRYGIERIMASLPRVAEVPLGGTAVGTGINTPDGFPERVIELLAADTGLPLTEARNHFEAQANRDGLIEASAQLRNIAISLMKINNDLRWMGSGPNTGLGEISIPDLQPGSSIMPGKVNPVISEAAIMVAAQVIGNDTAIAWSGTNGAFELNVGIPVMASNLLESIRLLGNTARVMAEKMVDGITANVERARFLAEASPSIVTPLNKLIGYENAAKIAKKAIADALTVREATVALGFVERGEVTEEQLDALLDVTTMTGKH